In Peromyscus leucopus breed LL Stock chromosome 16_21, UCI_PerLeu_2.1, whole genome shotgun sequence, a single genomic region encodes these proteins:
- the LOC114682655 gene encoding HLA class I histocompatibility antigen, alpha chain G: MGSTVPCALYLLLAAALASTHIRASECGVERETVSARRSKSTRQGPHTESHVSALAHLDLPFPRDGQPLPGSLLQSASGAPHPARLPASAPVPRSGRVQGHRASPLGSHSLRYFVIAYNPGYRKLRFTVVGYVDNTQILSFDSDEESPRVKPRVSFMAQDPEHLEELTRFGRRVLLVGRVELWAVFSSHSQRENGSHTIQCLCGCDIGPDHRLLRGYKQMAYEGQDYIALTEDLRSWIAEDNEEAQNTRRKWEASGFARSWKSFLEGTCVAWLLKYLDKGKEMLQRADPPKTNVTHHPRPEGDVTLRCWALGFYPADITLTWQRDEEDLTQDMDLIETRPAGDGTFQKWAAVVVPSGEEQRYTCHVLHEGLPEPLILRWEPPPSPTIPTMGIIAGLVLLGILVAGAVTAIVMRKNTGSHTVPQAGLELAM; encoded by the exons ATGGGGTCCACGGTGCCATGCGCCCTGTATCTGTTGCTGGCAGCCGCCCTGGCCTCAACTCATATCCGCGCCAGTGAGtgtggggtggagagagaaacAGTCTCTGCCAGGAGGAGCAAGAGCACCCGGCAGGGACCGCACACCGAAAGCCACGTCTCCGCCCTCGCCCACCTAGACCTCCCCTTTCCTCGAGATGGACAGCCCCTGCCAGGCTCCCTTCTCCAATCCGCGTCTGGAGCCCCGCACCCTGCACGCCTCCCAGCGAGTGCGCCAGTTCCCCGGTCTGGCCGGGTGCAGGGTCACCGAGCTTCTCCCCTAGGTTCACACTCCCTGCGGTATTTCGTCATCGCCTACAATCCTGGCTATCGCAAACTTCGGTTCACAGTCGTGGGCTACGTGGACAACACGCAGATCTTGAGCTTCGACAGCGACGAGGAGAGTCCACGGGTGAAGCCGCGGGTGTCATTTATGGCTCAGGACCCAGAGCATTTGGAGGAGTTGACGCGCTTCGGCAGGCGCGTCTTATTAGTTGGTCGAGTCGAACTGTGGGCCGTGTTCAGCTCCCATAGCCAGAGGGAGAATG GGTCTCACACTATCCAGTGTCTGTGCGGCTGTGACATAGGACCAGACCACCGCCTCCTCCGTGGGTATAAGCAGATGGCTTATGAAGGACAGGATTACATCGCTCTGACTGAGGACCTGCGCTCCTGGATCGCAGAGGATAACGAGGAGGCTCAGAACACCCGGCGCAAGTGGGAGGCATCTGGTTTTGCAAGATCATGGAAGTCTTTCTTGGAGGGCACGTGCGTGGCGTGGCTTCTCAAATACCTGGATAAAGGGAAGGAGATGCTGCAGCGTGCAG ATCCTCCAAAAACAAATGTGACCCATCACCCCAGGCCTGAAGGAGACGTCACCCTGAGGTGCTGGGCCCTGGGCTTCTATCCTGCGGACATTACCCTGACCTGGCAGAGGGATGAGGAGGACCTGACCCAGGACATGGATCTTATTGAGACCAGACCTGCAGGggatggaaccttccagaagtgggcagctgtggtggtTCCTTCGGGAGAAGAGCAGAGATACACATGCCATGTGCTGCATGAGGGGCTGCCTGAGCCCCTCATCCTGAGATGGG AGCCTCCTCCCTCTCCTACCATCCCCACCATGGGGATAATTGCTGGCCTGGTTCTCCTTGGAATTTTGGTAGCTGGAGCTGTGACTGCCATTGTGATGAGGAAGAATACAG ggtctcacactgtacctcaggctggcctagaactcgctatgtag